A part of Candidatus Cloacimonas sp. genomic DNA contains:
- a CDS encoding V-type ATP synthase subunit K has translation MPDSLHTVVQPIVATMASQNLAYFLAWIGLFLMVALSGVGSAWGTVIGGRATVGAMKKRDDVFPSCMILSALPGTQGLYGFGSFFILKAYVTPQINMLQACAILGAGLISGIVNIISAYHQARIVSTGIESIGSGHDVFAKTLILGVFPELYAIIGFAACFLIGGVIPTLA, from the coding sequence ATGCCTGATTCCTTACACACAGTAGTTCAACCAATCGTTGCCACTATGGCGAGCCAAAATTTAGCATATTTTTTGGCTTGGATCGGACTTTTCCTGATGGTTGCTCTTTCCGGAGTGGGAAGTGCCTGGGGAACTGTTATCGGTGGTCGTGCAACAGTTGGTGCAATGAAAAAAAGGGATGATGTTTTTCCCAGCTGTATGATCCTTTCCGCTTTACCTGGAACGCAGGGTCTATACGGTTTCGGTTCTTTTTTCATCCTGAAAGCTTATGTTACTCCCCAAATTAATATGCTTCAGGCCTGTGCCATTTTAGGAGCAGGTTTAATTTCGGGAATTGTGAATATTATTTCTGCTTATCATCAAGCCAGAATTGTATCCACAGGTATTGAAAGTATTGGTTCGGGACACGATGTTTTTGCCAAAACCCTTATTTTGGGTGTGTTTCCGGAACTTTATGCTATTATTGGTTTTGCTGCCTGTTTCCTGATTGGTGGAGTAATTCCAACTTTAGCTTAA